In Vidua chalybeata isolate OUT-0048 chromosome 4, bVidCha1 merged haplotype, whole genome shotgun sequence, the genomic window AGTCATTACAACCCTCAGTAGGCACTGAGAAATATTCCAACTGCCCTTATTCACACCTGAAGAAAGCTGTAACCCTAACCCTCCCACAGGATTAGCCCCATTCACAGTCCCCCACTCCATCAGGGGGGCTGCCAAGCCTGGGCCAGTCTCCTTCACCCACAGTGCCATAAATACCCCAGATAAACACAAAGCCTTGGTTTCAAAGAAACCCCCTGACAGGCTGCACGTAGAGGCTTGTCAAGCCTCCAGTGCCCTGCAGGCTGCACTTGAAAACATCTGTCCCAGATGATTTATCTGTCAGGGAGGTTCTTTTTCCCCAGGAGGGCATGGAAATGCCCTCACGAAGTTCAAATAAGGCGTCACACTCAGGTACCTTTCCAAATGTGTTTGGATTAGTTTATTTTCAGGCCTTTAATGATAAAATCTTATACCCAGAGAATCTATCTTTCTCTGCCTTTGGTAAGGCATAGGAAATGGTTTCTCCTAAACCCCCATCTCCTGGAAATCACACTCCAGCCTACATCCTCCTCTCTGCACGTacaaccagcactgccaggcagcTCTAAAAATACTTGTGACTAGAGATAAGATGGTCAAATAGAGATCCTCCATCTCATCTTTGTGATCTTTCCTTCTATCTGTCTGCTTAAAAGTTTCTCTTAAGACACAGGGTCTGGCCAATTACTCCTGGCTCAATCTACAGCAGGGTATTTCCACTTCTGAAATGGAAATCAGGACACAGGCCCAGGCTCCAAGTGCAGATTTGAATTTCAGACTTCCTGAAGTTCAGGAGCATTCtgactttgttttcatttagcCCACAGGAAGGCAGGACAGCTTTGCTTGCTCGTTTCCAAAAACCTGTTACTAAAGAGAGCTTGCTCAAGCTGACATTTGCAAAACCCAGGTGTTGATTAGGTATTTTATATCCAAAGTCTCCCCTTTGGGATATCCCCAAGATGCACAAGACATGAATTTCAGAGCTCATAAATCTCTTCAGAAAGCAGAGCTAGATGGAGATGTGCAGTGACTGGAAATATCACCCTCTCTGCACAcaggaggaaaatgctgctCCTGTCTGGCAATCCAAATAGCCTCCCTAAATCCCCTCTGCTGGCAACTTCATCAGTCCTACCTGAGCAGTACTTTCCAAGGAATTCCATACCTGCATGCATATTGTTGAAGGAGCAATCCCTGCTCCAACAGCAAACTGTACACCTGGACCCCAGTCTGGGTTACTGGTGGAGGTGACAGGTGACCTGCCAGCCTGGATGAGGTGCTTCCAGGATCCCACGAGGTGGCCTGGCAGCTGGAACACGGAATGGATGTGGTCCACACTAAAGATTTATTGTGAATGTGCTGAAAGATCTGTGGCAAAAGCCTGCTTGTGTAGCTCCCTACCtcagcttttccagaaaaagtGAATCCTGTATCCCTGAGTgacacaacagcagcaggactAATCCAGCCCTTTCCCTATTCCGTAGCCAAGGTGACAGCACAAGAGTGAGCCTGGCAAACGACCAGGCCCAACTTGGCATGCAGGTGTGAGGGGTTTTCCAAGCTGGTGGGAAAGCAGCTTTTACTGAGCTGGGTGAATTTCCATGGCACAGACACACTTCTCCAAACACAGCCTCTTGAGGTTGGGTTTGAGGCAGGGACAAGAGGAAGGACACGAAAGTGCCTGCTGATGTCAGCCACTTGAAAAAGGACTTTGATCTCCAGGGCTGAGGACCCAACACCTCCGAGGAGCAGGACATTTCACGAGGCATTTTATCTGCCTTTTATGTAACAAGGCACACAGGGCACCAGTTGAGGGATGATAGAGCACTGTCACCTACTATTGCTTATTAGAGTAAGTtattccctgctgccagctcaaGGAATGCTGCCAAAAGATATAAACtgatcccagagcagcactaTCGAGCGATGCCCGGTGCAGACTGAAATGCCCCACATGCAGCAGCATCTGAAAGATGAGCCTGGAAGGATCTGAAGGAAGAGTAACATGAAAGCTTTGAGCCCAGCGAAGCAGAAAATGATTTATGACCAGAGCCAGCAGGGCTTTCACCCTCTGAGGATGCAAGGCTTTATAGGAAGAGTGCAGCCCTGTGACTCCAGGTGGACCTTTTGTTCAGGGATGAATCCCAAGGGCACGCAGAAGGCAAGGCTTCCATGGCAACTGCGGGCAAAGCCCCTTAAATAGAGTAGGACACTCAGTGAATTCTCCACTGCACAAAGTCTCTCCCCAACAAGTGTGGCAGTACTGCAGGTTTCCAGATGAACACCATCAAAGTGTACATCAATACAGCCTAAATAGGACTTCATTTAACAGTCAAGCAATACTtcagctgcttcccacagaAGTCCAAAGCATTCCAATCTTTTATATTGAGAATTACACACTAGttacagctgcagcagctgtccagCACTCAGCTAACTACAGAAAAAGCACTGGAGACGTTGTATGCCTGTGCCTTCCTCACTGCCTGGCACAATAAAGTGGACAGGTTTTTCCCACTGGAGcagaaatctgtgttttcacagGCACTTGGAGCCACGcagtgtccctgcacatggatCAGAGGAGAACACATCACCTGCTTGGGGTTaaagaaaacacaccaaaaacaAACAGGGAATCAGACAGTGCAAGAATGAATCCCAGCCTGGGCTTGGAATACTCCAACAGCTATTCCAGCGGCAGTTGGAGGCTGTGGAGGTTACCAGTCCAAGTGCACATCCTAAGACCAGAATAAACCCAAATTCCTTCAAGGGGGGCctgttttatttctcagctGATCCACACAGCTCATGCTGCATTTGCAGCGTTGAGCGTGGGCCTTTTCCTGATTGCCCGGGCAGGTTAAAGGTGGCAGGATTACATTTAATGGAACAATAAAAGCTGAGGAAAACACAAGGCACCACACAGATAACCTGTGGATGCACTGTGCCAATATCTTGGGCAAAGAGCTGGCATAGACACCACACCGAGCTTCAGATCATCTGTGGCACAAACCTTCAGGCCACTGGCCTTGGCTTCTGTCATCCTGCCAGGAGAAAGCCAGGGATCACCTCCAGTGCTTTTGCTCCCTACCAGAGTTAATAATTGAGCTCTGGAAGCCAAAGGCTTCCTAAATCCCTGACTCAGCCACTGCACGTGACAGGACCACTATTTAGACTGCAGACATGTTTTCCAAAGTTCCTTGGAGACTCTGGATTATAAACTGCACTCTGATCTTTGAGACATTTGACCTCCAGCAACACAAAATCCTTGCAGAACAAGCCTACAGGCCCTTGCAAAGCCAACAGTCTGTAAACCCCGCTTCCCCACGGGCTCTCACACATCCCACctttccacagcagctctgccattcCCTGGTTTGAGCTGATTTATCCTTGACAACTGAGCACTACAGCAAGGAGCTATTCCTGGCTTTGTTCTACAAGGGGAACAAAGGAAACGAGAGGCTCGGGAATACACAGAAGGTCAAAGAGGAAGTGTGGAACAGAGGAAGGATCTGCCTTTGCCTTCCTAGGCCCAGGACAAAATTTCCCTGGACCACAGGCTACTCTTCTTCCTCTTGACTTCGCTGGGTGGAAACAAAGCCAGTGCTGAGCGCTCCGGAAATCCCATCACAAACGTTTCCTCCATTTAGGTGTTTAACCGTGTTCACGTCTCTGATGAAGAACCTACTTGCCACggccaaaaaaaaccccaccagcactctttgaaggagaaattaaaTGCTTCATTAATTCAAAAATGGTTGAGATTGTAAATCAGAACCAGAATGTACAGGTCTAGAGGCAAGATCGCTAATAATTCATGAGCGAAATGTTATGTTTATGCAACACTAAGGATGAGATTTTAATTGCTTATTACTCTAATTGATTTCATTCAGTTGTTATGGCAACTTTCTGCTTTCAGGAGATGTACTACACCAGCCACAGGCTTACTTACACCACAAAGCATAGCCATGTGACACCCCACAGCTGCAACATGTATTTTAAGATAAATAATACTATATATGTGCCAAGCATTTACTAATTCCCATTTTGCTAAGCTTCAAAGCCCTGACAGCCAAATGGGATCACAAGAATAACTCAGTCACCTGTTAGTCCAAGCAAAGAGATGGCCTGAGACCATTCAGTTCCACTCTCCTTTAGTGTATGCTGCTCTAAATTCACAGAGTGCTCTAAGCTCTGACAGGAATATCCTTCTTAttccatcaggaaaaaaagggggagcTGTTAAAGACCAGGGTCTGAATACACTGATTTATTCTGAACACTTCATTGCTGCATGTCACTTGTCATATGTCATCAAGTGGTGGGGAAGTCAAGTTTCCTGTTTAAAAGGCCActattataattatttaattatggAATGACAACTCACCAGGAACAGAAGTGCTTCCAATACAGATCCCTTGAGGTCCAGTCCAGCCAGAGGAGAACATTTCAAGATGCTCTCAGAAACCTGTGTGAACTTTCAGCATTATGCTTGCAATAGGTTCAGCAGCGCAGGAAGTAACATCCCAGAAACTGGACACAGCTAGTTGTTGTCTCAGGGGGTGGCTTCCCCACAAAACCACTGCCTTTCAGCCTCCACCCAAACCAGTctcactggcagagcagttATGAAAATGAGCACGCATTTAAACCCCCCCGACCGCAAGCCTTCCAAGTCCCACCACGCGGTACGGGCAAGCCCCAAACAGCATTTAAAAGCCGTGCACACCTCTGCTATTACAAACAAGCCAACCACCAAAATCCCCGTTCTTTGGGGGAAGCCAGGCAAACCTCCTCGGGGGGGATCCGCAGCCACCTGACCCGGCAGAATCAAAGCTGAGCCTGCGTCATTCCAGCCACAGTAGTGAGCCCTACAACATTCTCCCGAGCCTTTCTGTGGAACAGACTTGAAAGGGGCTGGATGGCACACCTCAAGCTTCATTAAGCCTCTCAAGCTGTGCAAGCCCAGGACACGGCCCACGGCTTTCCACCTTGCCCCGAGCTCACCCACGCGGCGCACGCGCTCCGGCCGACTCCCGAGCCGGGAGGGTGCCGCGCTGAGCGCCTCGGAAGGGGCAGCTGAAGGTGATTTGCATGTTCCGAGCACTGGCAGCAgactgcagcagcctctgctctgccagctctgagccaggccctggcaggagcagccccagccccctgTGGGCTCTCAGAGGTCTGTGGGAGTTAGCAGCCAGAAGGGTCCAGCCTGGCAGGACACAGCTCCAGCGTGCCTTTGATGAGTTGCCTCAAGTGCTCTGGACTGACAAGATGCAGACATACCTCGAGGCCAGGTTTCACCACCAACAACAGCAGCGAGGACAGTTCCTGCAGAACTCAGAGGAATCCAGCTGGAATGACCCTTAACCCCTAGCAGGAGCTCTGGATGTGCAAACATGCCAAGCACATTGCTCACAACGAGCACAGGATACCTCACCCCAGCTTCTCACACTGGCAGGAGCAAAGCTGAGGTGAGATTCCCATCCAGCACTGTGCAGTCTCCCCTTCTTCTTGCCAcaactcctggaaaagctggaacCCAGCTGTGGGATCACACACCCTGCACAGCACAATAGAAAAAAGGAAGCCAAAAGCTTCAAGGAACCGACTGCCACTCACAGCAGGTAACAAATACAGcacttggtttatttttgttctcaGCTGAAACAAGACTCAGTAGGTTCCTTACCCAAGCACTCCTGAAGTGAGCAGAGACTCGCAGCAAGAAGTCTTCAGAGGTACAGTATTTGTATCGGAGTACACAATAAATTACTATCTACATGCCACAGAGCTACAAAAAGTTACATACaatgtaaaaaaatacagtattttctgctcatttttttgttttaaattttttctgtacatttttttaatttacattttcatataCACTTTTTGTAaacttttgtgtgtttttagaAAACTGAAACCACGTTAACAGTTATGGACTTACAGCATCACTCTTACCTTTCTAAAGCAACGCTGGCACCTACCAAACAGCTTTTAGCTTGTTTGCTCCTTCATTTCTACTTTGGCACCACCACACCTCACACCGTTACTCTGAGCTACTTTAGTCCCCATTAGCCATGTCCTCACCAGGGAGAAACACAAATAGACTGGAATTTGTGCTTTGATAACAAAGTTCAGAAGGAAAACCATTACATTAACTACTTCACCATCACATTTACCTGATATTTTACTGCGTAATTTCAACTTCTCCTGCACTAACTGCTTGACATCAGCATGCAAACAAGTCTGATTATGACTCAATCAATAACATGATATACTGAAAAACAACTACAAGGGTTAAATATTCAAAGGAATGTAGACTTAGCAAGGTTTACCAAGTTAAGAAGTCTAAGCTAATAGCATGGATTGACATGTTAAGATTTGAAACACACTGAAGTATACAATATGAATTTCAGTGTAAACACATCTGTACTAAAGAAAACATGGAATAACTCCTGGCCACACAATTTATAGTATATCAAAGTGAAAACTATATTGACTAGAAACCTCCTGCTTACCACACACACTCCTGGTGTGAAATAGGAATCCCTGAAGTTTATAAAAGCCAAGCTTCAAAAATTGCTATTTGGAGTACACAACTCAAGACcctgctggaaaaggaaaagcagtttcagGGGTGGGCCCTTTGGAGAGTAAAtcattccagcctggcactATGTACACATATACATGCTCCATGTAACCCACCCAGCCACGTGGATCTAATCCCAGAACACTAAGGAGTGGAGGTGCCCTCGAGAGGGACTGCAGTCCAAActcctgctccaagcagggccAACACTGAAATCAAGCCAAGCTTGGGATTCTGTCATGTGGAATCCTGAGAACATCCCAGGACAACTGCACAGCTCCTCTTGAGCCTCTCTCCCTTACCTGACTGCACCCATGGAGCAAGTTTCTTCCATTAACCAAGTGCTTCCCATTTAAGTCTCAGGAAAGCTTCTCACTCTTGCTCCATGCTTCTCAGGCAAGACCCTGAAATCAACTCAGGTTGATTGAGCTGCTGAGGGTTTTGGACCACCAGGTACAGAACTACATTCATGGCTGTTGACAACAGAACTgtacaacattttttttttttttctgatctggGGAcctggaagaattttttttaattccttaaaattacaacaacaaaaataaaaaaaacaaggcagGCATCCAAAGCATTGATATACCACAGCAAGTTTTGCCTTAATACAGTTTACAGATAACCATCTCATTTATTATTGCCAAAAGACTCTATGGTGCATTCAAAACTTCAACCTAATACAATCCAGACTCAGTGCTAAGACCGACAGCTGAGAGTTTGCCACTTGGGCTTAGGTTTGAGTTCAAAGAAGAATGCGCCTTCCAGATCACTTGGAGGAGAACTGCTAAGGCTTTCTTCCCCGCTGCTCATGTCTTCACAGGAGTCTTCACTAGAAGGAACAGTGGGAAAGGTAATTTTAACAAAGCACAACCCTTTCAAAGTGGCAAAGCACTCCTCAATCCTGGGGTTTCTCGCACACTTTTCTGCTGCTAGTAGCAACATCCCGCATCTAAATGCTCCTCAGCCTAAAGCTCCTTAAGGCTCCTAAAGCTGGAATCATAACAAGGCACAATTCTCCTGATGCCAACAACATCCTACCGATCAAGTAGCCAGTTTCCCAGACAGCAAGCATGAATTCCTTCAGGACAATGAAAACCTTTGCAAGTCTTCCTTAAAACCAACAGTGCCTCCCCCTGCACCTGGTCAAGTACTTCTGAACACCACAATGACAGCTCCCCCTTCTCTCCATGTGCTGAAGGCATTTTCCAAGCCCAGCAACATTCTCAGAGCTAGCACTTTTCCCCCAAGTAGCAGCAATTAAGCCATAGTTATACAGAGTTGCCACAACCActagaggaaaaggagaattcCCAACAAATTAAGCAGCCAAGTGCTACCAACCTCTCACTTCCATTGAAACATCCACCCTCTGGGATCGTTGGCAACTCGGGAACGCTGTAGTAACTGTTCTGTAGGTTTTGGGCTGTACGCCTCGAAACAATCCAAACTAGTTTTTTGTGATCAGGCTTGCAGCATTCAGGAGAAGAATAATCTGCCAGGCATTTAGAGACCAGTTCCCTCCAGTAAAGTAGGTCACTATCacttatctgaaaaaaaaccaccaaaaaccccagGAGTTAGTTAGTCCATAACACACATGCTCTAAGGATAACTCCTCCCTCCATTTTACCTTCTTGAGAAAGACCTGGGGAAAAACATCAGGACAAGACAGAAGTCATAACTATGACACCTTTgtcaaagctgcttttaaagGTGAACTACCAACTCCCACACACCTTCCAGACAAATCCATGTTCAAGGTGGAGTTAGGTTGACAGTTTGCCTGCCAGTCCTTGCTACCATTTTCTTTATCACTTCCAAAGGAGAAATGGAGCAAAGGTTActctattttaaaatggaataaaactttttaaaaattcaattttcaaatGGAAGTGAagttttttaaactgctttaaaatagaagaaaaaacttTAAACCACCATTTTCAAATAGAATAATACTGTACTTTAAGGAACTACTTCCATTCCTTAAGAAACTGAGGTCAATCAATCTGACTGTAAGAGTGAAAAGCTGCTTCTAGGCCAGGAATGGAGGCAGCATGGAGTTAGAGGCCACAAATCCTTTTTTAGCTCATAggatatcctgagctggaagggatccacaagcATCCAAGCATCATGGAGTGCAACTCCTGCCCCTGCATAGGGCAATCCAACCCATTCCACCCTGTACCCAAGGgcactgtccaaatgctccttgagctgtgccaggctcttgctgtgcccattccctAGGGAGTCTGTTCAGTGCCTGACCTCcatctgggggaagaaccttttcctgatatccagcctaaccctcccctgacacagctccagccgttCCCTCAGGTTTAATTATTCAGGCAAAAGGAACAACCAGCCCAGCAGTCCCAGAACAGACTGGAAGTTTCTGCAGACcacacagccagagctgtgcaCGTTCAATCGGCTGCCTGTTAAAGCGTGCATTGCATACACGCGGGGTCAGCAGTTCCTCTGATTTTATACATTTAAGcttattttttaactgcttCTTTCAGCCAAACAGAACCTGTAAGGACACGCCTAGGGATGCATTTAAGGGACCCCTAAAATGTAACATCACCAGTCCAAACCACTGGAAAACAGTGCCAGTCCAAACCACTGGAAAAACAATCCAGTGAAAATACGCACCTTTGAATGCTTTTGAACACGAAGGAGGATCTCCAATAGCTCAACAGATTTCAGCATCTGAACTTCCAGAGTGAGAAGGCACAAGGCCAGGACAGATGGCTAAAAGAACCAGAAAACAGCACTCAGCACCATGGCCATGACAAACCTACTCAGCAGCTACAAACAACCGCTTCTACTCACTTTTGCTTTAGAGAAGACTAGACGGCAGTTGCAAGCTTTTAGCTGTGCTTCCAACTTGTCCAGATTCAATACTTCTTTCCTGTGAGACACGCAAGAGAAGAAGGGTCTGCATGAACAAGCATTCCCTCGCCAGGAAGCAACAACTGAGGAGCTGCCTCCTCTACAGCCAAGGCTGCAGTAACTTCAGAGGGGATTAAAAGGGGCTCAGCAAACACCACCAACTCACCTTTCTGAGGTATGACAGAGTAAAATATTATGGTACAAGTGCAAGAAGGTTAAGGCAGTAGTAGCTTTAAATTCAAAGTGCAACTTTTCTGAAATTATCTTTTCCATCCGTTTCAGGTCGGACACAGTGCATTTACATTGGCTGATCCGGATGATCTCGTGAGCAGATGGGATATTGCATTCCTCCTCCACGACACGGGCggccagctggatgcagcaaaCTCCAATGCAAGACAAATGCTTCGGCTTCACCTAAAAACCAGAGAAGCGCCACGAATGCACCCCTCCAGCAACACTGGCCTTAAGCACCAACGTGTTTGGAATGCCCACAGCTCTAAGACTTGCTGATCTCCACCAAACTTGGTGTCAGCCAGCTCCTACACCTCCCCCAGGCATAAGCAGCTCCGTCACTTCAGCTGGAGCAAACCCCAGCCGGCAGAGCCCACAAAGCAGCACGGAGCCGCTGGGGCTGAGGAAGTGAAGTCCCACAGCTGAGCAGCCTCTCCTCAGGGTGTTCCCCACCAGGACACAAATAGATCACGGTGGGAACTGCAATTCCCTGCTCCTCCGAGCAGCAGTGCTCGCTCACAGCCCACACAAATCCAGTCTAAGCCTGTTCCGGGCAGCCCCATCCCTCCACAGCTTGTTCCTGCCCCTGCTCTTCTCTCCCCTCTACCGCTGTACGTTTTGTGCCACTTCGAGGCCAGTCAGACCAGAGAACTGATGCAACTTGGTTTTTTCTGCTGATCTAATAATGAGGAACTGGTTTCGGTCCAAGCTTCCTGCCTTAAAGCAGCACAAACACGATAAAAACAACCAGGAAATGATCGCTAGGTGTCCGCCCCAAGGCTAAGCAAGGCTCTAGCAGAGTACCCAGAGACAGCCTCTAACGCTTATTGGTTTGTTTCCCCTAATTCCTCCTTTCTCAGACATCTACATGGTGATGGTTACAGATTTATgagaggaagtaaatgaagctGCTACTTGTCTTTAGAGGTAAAAGGAACTGCACTCAACTCCAGGTTCACAAAGGAgacctcagagctgctgctgaatcaACACCCAGACTTATACCTTCATAAGAGCCAAGAATCTGTCCAGAATGTTGACAGCCAAAACAAACGTTTCAGTTGCAAATCCAAAGAAGTTGGTCAGACTCCAAAGATCTTCCACCTTGGCATTCCTTTGTCTTGGACACAGAGTGTTTTCATTCTATGGCAAGAGAGGCAAAGTCAGAATTAttctgtggcagcagcaatCGCCGTGCCTCACTCCCTAATCGTCTTTTATTTAGATCAAACAGAAGcaatttctttccttaaatactttatttcacttgaattggaaagaaaataaatttagacACTTAGGACTCAAATCACTCTCACGGTTCAGAGATTACAGCCAGGTCCTGAGTCTCACTGGTGCAACAGCCAGCACAACCACATTTTCTACTCTCCTATTGCTTCTTTTAAGACACATTTAAAACCTACTTAAGTTACCAACTGCAGGCATACACAGTGACTCCTGACCTTAGAGATGACCACACAGCTCTCTGCCTTGCATGTCAATATTTAAGCAACAGCTCTGCTTTCACAACCAACAAGCAGACTTATctcaggagttttttttttttttgttgttaaataTTAAGGCTCTTCCCAAAGCACCCGAAGACACATAATAAGCCTGCCCCGAACTCAGTAAGGAACTTTGGTCGTTAACGCGGAGATGTTTATGGTCTATTTACATTTTGCTGCTCGGCACTGAGCGGATCTGGGTTCATTTCCCCAGACAGCACCAATGAAAAGCCGGTGCTTCCCCTGTTTGTTACATCCCACCTCCCCTGCAGCGGCAGGAAGCTTCCCCGACGGAAACAATACACAACCTCTGGCTCCTGTGCTCACTCTTGACTTTAAACAATAAATACTAAACGCCTAGATATTTTGCTTGCCCTGCAGGTCACAGCAGGGTAAGGTAACGTTAATATCTACAGACGaatacagaattaaaacaaaaggcAAGCGGCGcacactgagaaaataattaattttccgCAGTTAACGCGCTTAAAATTCCATAGCCGGAATTTTCTCTTGAAtgtctgaaattttctttcagcCCTGAGGAGCCCCCCGACGCCCTCACCCACCTCGGCGGCGCCCTCGATGAGGCTGAGACCCTTCTCGCGGGGCTGGAACCGCCCCTCCAGCTCCAGATGGAGGTTCAGCTGCTTGAACAGCCACAGCGCCTCGCTGCTCATCTTCCCTTCGCCTCCTTCCCCTCCGCAGCCGAGAAACAAAGGGGCCCCGCAAGCCGGGGCCGAGGGGACACCGGGCCCCCCCCGCGGCCCTCACCGCTCGGGGAGGGGGAGGCGAGCCCGGCTCCCGTCACCGCGCGGACGGGGGTGGGCTCGGCCGCTGACCCCGCATCCAGGCAGGGCGGCCTGGACCCCCGCGGGGAGCCACGGCACTATCACGGCACCATCCCCAGCCGCTCCCCctccgccccggccccggccccgctccaaGATGGCGGCGCCGCGTCCCCGCCCACGGCTTCTGTTGTCCCGCGCGGAGCGATCCCCGCCGGTGAGGCGGCACACGGCGGCCAAATAGTCCACCCGCTCACGCGACCCGACGGTGCCCCGACTGGTCCCCGAGGCCCGGGCAGGGCGCGGCCGGCCCGCGGAGCTCCAGCTCagcggggagcggggcggcaCCGCGCtgctgcggcggggcggggaggccGCGCGGAGGGACACGGCGCGGGACGCATCACGCCTTTAAAGGGACGCCAGCGGCGCCTCATCCGTTTTGAAAAGACCGCCCAAACCCTGCCGCGCTCGGATTGGCCCGCGCTTCCCAGCCGCTGATTGGTCGGCGGCGCCTCTCGCTCCGCCCCCTTCCCCGCCTCGCGGGGGGCGTGTTGTTTACCGGCGGCGATTGGCCACCGACCGAGGCACGGCCTGTTCTGATTGGCCGGGCGAGTTCTGCCTCCGCCCCGCCCAGTGCTCCGAGCCCTGGCAACCGTGACGAGCCCGCGCGCGCGCGCTCTGAGGcgatgggggggggggcgggtgGCGGCGGCGCTGACCCTCAGTCCCACAGCGCTCCCGTGTCCCCACAGCGCTCCCGTGTCC contains:
- the CCNG2 gene encoding cyclin-G2, with translation MSSEALWLFKQLNLHLELEGRFQPREKGLSLIEGAAENENTLCPRQRNAKVEDLWSLTNFFGFATETFVLAVNILDRFLALMKVKPKHLSCIGVCCIQLAARVVEEECNIPSAHEIIRISQCKCTVSDLKRMEKIISEKLHFEFKATTALTFLHLYHNILLCHTSERKEVLNLDKLEAQLKACNCRLVFSKAKPSVLALCLLTLEVQMLKSVELLEILLRVQKHSKISDSDLLYWRELVSKCLADYSSPECCKPDHKKLVWIVSRRTAQNLQNSYYSVPELPTIPEGGCFNGSESEDSCEDMSSGEESLSSSPPSDLEGAFFFELKPKPKWQTLSCRS